Proteins co-encoded in one Candidatus Hydrogenedentota bacterium genomic window:
- a CDS encoding DUF262 domain-containing protein — MAGSTFQTNPYDLYKLLDDCRSGILQLPDFQRSWVWDEERIKSLIASISRAFPVGALMTLDTGGDVNFKPRPVEGAPDEAKNISPYSLLLDGQQRMTSLYQVTLRGKVVETVTPKNKKVKRWFYIDISKALDVNSDREEAIVGVPEDRVIRANFGRGVVLNLSTSENEYSALMYPLTQVFDWDRWQDGFDLHWKGDTNEHVRETFRKFKRDVLENFKYYRVPVISLDRSTSKEAVCVVFEKVNTGGKPLDAFELVTAMYAADGHELRKDWYGDDGQRGRHRRFVDTLRPADSETGIIANVSNTDFLQAVSLFYTRERRRAAERAGKTGKELPAVIGNRQALLNLPLTAYKQYEKQVEHGFMQAAKFLHMLHIYRIFDLPYQSQIVPLAAIIADIGDAWEHEANRAKLVQWYWNGVFGELYGSAVESRVARDFMEVPRWLQGGPEPTTVSETIFRADRLKTMRMRLSAAYKGVNALLMKEGAQDFRSGQKFDHTVFFGENVDIHHIFPQDWCKKQSIIPAIYDSIINKSPLSFRTNRIIGGVAPSEYLAKLENGDKQTPGIERDRLDAYLRSHLIDPKILRSDDFEAFMSDRQRRLLVLIEKAMGKAAYSGAEQEEGMDFEADADTVEAEMLISS, encoded by the coding sequence ATGGCCGGCTCAACCTTCCAAACCAATCCTTATGATCTCTACAAACTTCTGGACGATTGCCGAAGCGGCATTCTTCAGTTGCCGGATTTTCAACGTAGCTGGGTGTGGGACGAAGAGCGAATCAAGAGCCTGATCGCATCAATTTCACGCGCTTTTCCAGTGGGCGCATTGATGACGCTGGATACGGGTGGTGATGTTAATTTTAAACCGCGTCCCGTTGAAGGAGCGCCGGACGAGGCTAAGAATATCTCGCCCTATTCGCTGCTACTCGATGGACAGCAGCGCATGACATCGCTGTATCAAGTAACGCTGCGCGGTAAGGTAGTCGAGACCGTCACGCCCAAGAACAAGAAAGTTAAACGCTGGTTCTACATCGACATAAGCAAGGCACTGGATGTGAATTCCGACCGCGAAGAGGCCATTGTTGGAGTGCCGGAAGATCGCGTAATCCGTGCAAATTTTGGTCGCGGAGTCGTGTTGAACTTGTCCACATCCGAGAACGAGTATTCAGCGCTGATGTACCCGCTGACACAGGTGTTCGACTGGGATCGCTGGCAGGATGGCTTCGATCTGCACTGGAAAGGCGACACCAACGAACACGTTCGCGAGACTTTTCGCAAGTTCAAGCGCGACGTACTGGAGAACTTCAAGTACTACCGCGTGCCAGTGATATCTCTCGACCGGTCCACTTCAAAGGAGGCGGTCTGCGTGGTATTCGAGAAGGTGAATACTGGCGGCAAGCCGCTGGATGCCTTCGAACTCGTGACAGCAATGTATGCCGCCGATGGTCACGAACTGCGGAAGGACTGGTATGGCGATGACGGCCAGAGGGGCCGCCATCGGCGTTTTGTGGACACCTTGCGCCCTGCGGATTCGGAAACGGGCATAATCGCCAACGTCAGCAATACCGATTTTCTTCAAGCGGTCTCCCTGTTCTATACGCGAGAACGCCGTCGTGCAGCAGAACGTGCAGGCAAGACAGGCAAAGAACTACCGGCTGTGATTGGCAACCGACAGGCATTACTAAACCTCCCGCTTACCGCATATAAGCAATACGAAAAACAAGTGGAGCACGGTTTCATGCAGGCAGCGAAATTCCTGCACATGCTGCATATCTACCGCATCTTCGATCTTCCTTACCAATCGCAGATCGTCCCGCTTGCCGCCATCATCGCTGACATTGGGGATGCCTGGGAGCACGAGGCCAATCGCGCCAAACTGGTGCAGTGGTACTGGAATGGCGTGTTTGGTGAGTTATACGGTTCGGCTGTGGAATCTCGCGTTGCACGGGATTTTATGGAAGTACCGCGCTGGCTGCAAGGTGGACCGGAGCCAACCACTGTGAGCGAGACCATCTTCCGCGCCGACCGACTAAAGACGATGCGCATGAGGTTATCTGCTGCCTATAAAGGGGTGAACGCACTGCTAATGAAGGAAGGGGCGCAGGATTTCCGTTCCGGGCAGAAGTTCGACCACACTGTGTTCTTTGGCGAGAACGTGGATATTCACCATATCTTCCCGCAGGATTGGTGCAAGAAGCAGAGCATTATACCAGCGATATACGATTCCATTATCAACAAATCACCGCTTTCATTTCGAACAAATCGCATCATCGGTGGCGTTGCGCCATCTGAATATTTGGCCAAACTGGAGAATGGTGACAAGCAGACACCAGGCATTGAGCGGGACCGATTGGATGCCTATCTGCGCTCACACCTGATTGACCCGAAAATATTGCGCAGCGATGACTTCGAAGCATTCATGTCCGACCGCCAAAGGCGTTTGCTGGTTCTGATTGAAAAGGCAATGGGTAAGGCTGCATACAGTGGCGCAGAGCAAGAAGAGGGAATGGACTTTGAAGCAGATGCGGATACCGTTGAGGCGGAAATGCTGATTTCATCGTGA
- a CDS encoding type IV toxin-antitoxin system AbiEi family antitoxin domain-containing protein, which yields MTSPRHKAIKIITENGGTIRTGEALAGGIHPRTLYALRDNGTLEMVVRGLYRLASLPPAGDPNLALVAGLFHRG from the coding sequence ATGACGTCGCCAAGGCACAAAGCGATCAAAATCATTACCGAAAACGGAGGGACGATCCGGACCGGAGAGGCGCTCGCGGGCGGCATTCACCCGCGCACGCTGTATGCGCTCCGGGACAACGGGACGCTGGAAATGGTCGTACGCGGGCTTTACCGCCTTGCCAGCCTTCCACCTGCGGGCGACCCCAACCTGGCACTTGTTGCCGGTCTATTCCACAGGGGGTAG
- a CDS encoding nucleotidyltransferase domain-containing protein, with protein MDKLSTTTIDQATLDEIIRRILAVASPEKIILFGSAATGTMTADSDIDLLVVEANPGDQRKESVRIHSTLRGLGYPFDIIVIGSEWFESSKNVIGGIAYPVNKEGRVLYAAA; from the coding sequence ATGGATAAACTGTCAACCACAACCATCGATCAGGCGACGCTTGATGAGATCATCCGGCGCATTCTCGCCGTTGCCTCTCCCGAGAAAATCATCCTCTTTGGTTCCGCCGCCACCGGCACAATGACTGCGGACAGCGATATAGACTTGCTCGTTGTGGAGGCGAATCCGGGTGACCAGCGCAAAGAAAGTGTTCGAATCCATTCAACTCTTCGAGGACTCGGTTATCCTTTCGATATTATCGTGATCGGAAGCGAATGGTTTGAATCCAGCAAGAACGTCATCGGCGGCATCGCTTATCCGGTGAACAAGGAAGGACGCGTGCTTTATGCAGCCGCGTGA
- a CDS encoding YihY/virulence factor BrkB family protein, whose protein sequence is MKHKVLSNFRRWIESFKRGRQFVAHDIWRIGLPGEEVPNGLIIKQIRAIILLARGLMEETILLRASALTFATLLFIVPFLALMFFLIQTFNIGDQIYQRMDNQTYKAVSALRHGDNGDEDEEEQGECAPDGALVSDIDSKPLPPPVDQGTTPVLSVGAPRKTNSDEQLKQQIIGWVFPIFKEGESITEAADYTNPVKIFVSLAESGVNNPRTVGLSGLIFILTTVFVFMRNVEYTLNRIWSVKRQRNLFLVISHYMMITLFLPFVAASIMGMNAALENPHVSEMLGSFTFAVRLLQFLFLCLALTLIYYIVPNTKVHFRYALLGGIVGSLLFLLNSWAYVKFQMGLVRYTNFFFTFALFPLLLMYIYISWIILLSGSLVSFAYQNEKTFAMERLAEGAPQAYREFFAIRLMMELAYRHRHRLLYPTAQEAAELWNVPTRIVSETLEALHEGQLVTAAATTPVTYQPRHDPRSIKILDVLNVLREHGQDPSRLRNQKDAVPLSNALYSGDAAILQKDMYTMAEEYERS, encoded by the coding sequence ATGAAACACAAGGTTTTGAGTAATTTTCGGCGTTGGATAGAATCCTTCAAGCGTGGTCGGCAATTCGTCGCCCACGATATTTGGCGCATTGGTCTGCCCGGCGAAGAGGTGCCCAACGGCCTGATTATCAAGCAAATCCGCGCTATTATTTTGCTTGCCCGCGGCCTGATGGAAGAGACCATCCTGCTCCGCGCCTCGGCGCTCACCTTCGCAACCCTATTGTTCATCGTCCCTTTTCTCGCCCTCATGTTTTTCCTCATCCAAACCTTCAACATTGGCGATCAGATTTACCAGCGCATGGACAATCAAACCTACAAAGCGGTCTCCGCCTTACGTCACGGCGATAACGGTGATGAGGATGAGGAGGAGCAGGGGGAGTGCGCCCCCGATGGCGCCCTTGTTTCGGATATAGACAGCAAGCCGCTGCCGCCGCCCGTTGATCAGGGGACAACGCCCGTCCTTTCGGTGGGCGCTCCGCGAAAAACGAATAGCGATGAGCAGCTCAAACAGCAAATCATCGGCTGGGTCTTTCCCATCTTTAAAGAAGGCGAATCCATTACGGAGGCTGCGGATTACACGAACCCAGTCAAGATATTTGTTTCATTGGCCGAGTCGGGCGTCAACAATCCCCGCACCGTCGGCCTATCGGGGCTTATCTTTATCCTAACCACTGTTTTCGTATTCATGCGCAACGTGGAATATACGCTCAACCGCATCTGGAGCGTGAAGCGGCAGCGCAATCTGTTTTTGGTCATCAGCCACTATATGATGATCACGCTTTTTTTACCCTTTGTCGCCGCGTCGATCATGGGCATGAACGCCGCCCTGGAGAATCCCCATGTCTCCGAGATGCTCGGCAGCTTCACCTTCGCGGTTCGGCTCCTGCAGTTTCTGTTCCTCTGCTTAGCGCTGACGCTCATCTATTACATTGTCCCCAACACGAAGGTTCATTTCCGCTATGCGCTCCTTGGCGGCATTGTCGGTTCCCTCCTCTTCCTGCTCAACTCCTGGGCCTACGTAAAATTCCAGATGGGCCTCGTTCGCTACACGAATTTCTTCTTTACCTTCGCCCTTTTCCCGCTGCTGTTAATGTACATTTATATTAGTTGGATCATTCTTTTATCCGGTTCGCTCGTCTCTTTCGCCTATCAAAACGAAAAGACCTTTGCCATGGAACGTCTTGCCGAGGGCGCGCCCCAAGCGTACCGCGAATTTTTCGCCATTCGTCTCATGATGGAGCTTGCCTACCGCCATCGCCACCGCCTTTTATATCCGACGGCTCAGGAGGCGGCAGAGCTGTGGAATGTGCCCACGCGCATTGTCAGCGAAACGCTGGAGGCGCTTCATGAAGGGCAATTGGTGACCGCCGCAGCGACAACGCCCGTCACCTACCAGCCCCGGCACGACCCGCGTAGTATCAAGATTTTGGATGTGCTCAACGTGCTCCGCGAACACGGGCAGGATCCTTCGCGTCTGCGCAACCAGAAAGATGCCGTGCCCTTGAGCAATGCCCTCTACTCCGGCGACGCCGCCATCCTGCAAAAAGACATGTATACCATGGCGGAAGAATATGAGCGCAGCTGA
- a CDS encoding SDR family oxidoreductase, which translates to MTAPTGGVGAQPLGSTMKLTGQNALITGAGRGIGRAIALAFAREGCHVALAARTSSELDAVAEEVRAAGGRALVLPCDVALPESIHATAEHALAALGHIDILVNNAGYACFKPIWTLTLEEWQRSLQVNLTSAFLFCQALVPHMMARRKGRIINMSSVTGLKALPEQAAYCAAKHGLNGWTKSLALELRPYSIAVHALCPGGVDTRFSRDAMPHRDKSGWMQPEDMAETALHLATLSPRVAMDIVSLRRFDGEPLP; encoded by the coding sequence ATGACCGCGCCGACCGGGGGTGTCGGGGCACAGCCCCTAGGAAGTACCATGAAATTAACGGGACAAAACGCATTAATCACCGGCGCCGGCAGGGGAATCGGCCGTGCCATCGCGCTGGCTTTCGCGCGGGAAGGCTGCCATGTAGCCTTGGCTGCGCGCACCAGCAGCGAGCTGGACGCCGTAGCCGAAGAAGTGCGTGCTGCGGGCGGCCGAGCCCTCGTGCTGCCCTGTGATGTGGCGCTTCCCGAATCGATCCACGCCACGGCAGAACACGCCCTCGCGGCGCTGGGTCATATCGACATCCTGGTGAATAATGCGGGCTACGCTTGTTTTAAGCCCATCTGGACCCTGACCCTCGAGGAATGGCAGCGCTCCTTGCAAGTCAATCTGACGAGCGCCTTCCTCTTTTGCCAAGCCCTCGTGCCCCACATGATGGCGCGGCGCAAAGGCAGGATCATCAACATGTCCAGCGTCACGGGCTTGAAAGCCCTTCCCGAACAAGCCGCCTACTGTGCGGCGAAACACGGGCTGAACGGCTGGACCAAGAGCCTCGCCTTGGAACTGCGTCCCTATTCTATCGCCGTCCACGCCCTATGTCCCGGCGGTGTAGACACTCGTTTCTCCAGAGATGCCATGCCCCATCGCGATAAAAGCGGCTGGATGCAGCCCGAGGATATGGCGGAGACGGCGCTTCATCTTGCCACGCTCAGCCCGCGGGTCGCCATGGACATCGTCAGTCTCCGCCGTTTCGACGGGGAACCGCTGCCATGA